A window from Pseudomonas frederiksbergensis encodes these proteins:
- a CDS encoding 23S rRNA (adenine(2030)-N(6))-methyltransferase RlmJ, with protein MNYRHAFHAGNHADVFKHLTLTRIIALMSRKEQPFAYLDTHAGIGLYDLQGDQASRTGEYLEGIARLWDQPDLPALTADYMKVLHEMNPDGQLRYYPGSPELARRLTRPQDRVMLNEKHPEDGLLLKDNMAGDRRVKVHLGEGWHVPRAMLPVQEKRAVMLIDPPFEQLDEMQRCAASLKEAIGRMRQTVAAIWYPVKDQRLLRRFYQDLAGTGAPKLLRVELLVHPLDTPNSLNGSGLAIANPPWGLEEELRELLPWLSKKLGQTQGGWQMDWLIAES; from the coding sequence ATGAATTATCGTCACGCCTTCCATGCCGGCAATCACGCCGATGTGTTCAAACACCTGACTTTGACCCGCATCATCGCTTTGATGTCGCGCAAGGAGCAGCCGTTTGCCTATCTCGACACTCACGCCGGCATTGGTCTGTATGACCTGCAGGGCGATCAGGCGAGCCGTACCGGTGAATACCTGGAAGGTATTGCGCGTTTGTGGGATCAGCCGGATCTGCCGGCGTTGACCGCTGATTACATGAAGGTGCTGCACGAGATGAACCCGGATGGCCAGTTGCGCTATTACCCGGGGTCGCCGGAGTTGGCGCGACGTCTGACGCGGCCGCAGGATCGGGTGATGCTCAATGAGAAGCACCCCGAGGACGGCTTGCTGCTGAAGGACAACATGGCGGGCGACCGTCGGGTGAAGGTGCATCTGGGCGAAGGCTGGCATGTGCCGCGTGCGATGTTGCCGGTGCAGGAGAAGCGGGCAGTGATGTTGATCGATCCGCCGTTCGAGCAGCTGGATGAGATGCAGCGCTGTGCGGCGTCGCTGAAAGAGGCGATTGGCCGGATGCGGCAGACCGTGGCGGCGATCTGGTACCCGGTGAAGGACCAGCGCCTGTTGCGGCGTTTTTATCAGGACTTGGCGGGTACGGGCGCACCGAAGTTGTTGCGGGTCGAGTTGCTGGTGCATCCGCTGGATACGCCGAACAGCTTGAACGGCTCGGGGCTGGCGATTGCGAATCCGCCGTGGGGTCTGGAAGAGGAATTGCGTGAGTTGCTGCCGTGGTTGTCCAAGAAGTTGGGGCAGACCCAGGGTGGGTGGCAGATGGATTGGTTGATTGCTGAAAGTTGA
- the msrA gene encoding peptide-methionine (S)-S-oxide reductase MsrA, with protein MVLRSEILVNKNVLPTKEQALPGRETPMTVPEKHFVHDAPLLGPFAMDVDFAIFGLGCFWGAERKFWQREGVVSTAVGYAGGFTPNPTYEEVCSGLTGHSEVVLVVYEPAKVSYEELLKMFWELHNPTQGMRQGNDIGTQYRSVIYATNPAQLAAAEHSKQVFQAELTKAGKGTITTEIEEAPTFYFAEAYHQQYLAKNPEGYCGIGGTGVTCPI; from the coding sequence ATGGTTCTGCGCTCGGAAATCCTGGTGAACAAAAACGTGCTCCCGACTAAAGAACAAGCTCTGCCCGGCCGTGAAACCCCAATGACCGTGCCGGAAAAACACTTCGTCCACGACGCCCCGCTGCTGGGCCCATTCGCGATGGACGTGGATTTCGCGATCTTCGGCCTCGGCTGCTTCTGGGGCGCAGAGCGCAAGTTCTGGCAGCGCGAAGGTGTGGTCAGTACGGCGGTGGGTTATGCCGGCGGCTTTACGCCGAACCCGACATATGAAGAAGTCTGCTCGGGCCTGACCGGCCACAGCGAAGTGGTACTGGTGGTCTACGAGCCGGCAAAAGTCAGCTATGAAGAGCTGCTGAAAATGTTCTGGGAATTGCACAACCCGACTCAGGGCATGCGCCAGGGCAATGACATCGGTACTCAGTACCGCTCGGTGATCTACGCCACCAACCCTGCTCAACTGGCGGCGGCCGAACACAGCAAGCAAGTGTTCCAGGCTGAGCTGACCAAGGCTGGCAAAGGCACCATCACCACTGAAATCGAAGAAGCCCCGACGTTCTACTTTGCCGAGGCGTACCACCAGCAATACCTGGCGAAAAACCCTGAAGGGTACTGCGGGATTGGCGGTACCGGCGTGACCTGCCCGATCTGA